CAGAAGGTATAGCGGGGCAAACTCTTACCTTTACTGATACGATCAATGGAAATGACGGTGGAGGAACAGCAATTCCTACACAAAATAGTACCACGTCTACTTCTGTTAAAAATGGCGCGTTAAGGTTTGTTCAGTCGCCTACCCAAATTTCATTTACTAAAATACCTGTGCCAAGTAAAAGAACTGCTTACAGCCCGAGTAATATAAATTCATCTTTGATCATTGCTGATGGTCGTGTGACAAAAAGCCAATGGCACTTGCTTGTAAGAGAAAGCTTGGCAATGCATTCAACAACAACAAGTAAAACAGTCAATCAAGCATTTGCGTATCGAAAAAATGGCATTGATTATCCAATCACTACACTTGCATCAGAAGTATATGCTTATACCGCTTCTGATGATAGTAATGTAGAAATTCCGTGGAATCAGCAGAATGGTTTGTTTTTAAAAATTGGACCAGACATCAATATCAACGTGAATGAGTCTTATAAGGCTGAATTACAGTGGATTTTATCGGACACACCAATTTAAATTGGTTTAACTTCTTTAAAATAAGAAGCTAAAATAAAAAAATGAAAGAAGGAAGTAAAAATGAAAAAGGTATTCTTTATCTCAGGCATGTTTACTGCACTAGTCATCTCTTTAAGCTTTTTTGGTGGAAATGTTGCTGATGCTGCTCAGGTTGCTACTATCAAATCAAATGCAGACATTACGTTTGCTTTAGACAATTCAACGACGTCACCTGTGAATCCGACAGATCCGACACAACCTGTCACGCCAAATCCGGCAGACCCTCATCAGCCTGGAACAGCGGGACCATTAAGTATCGACTATGTTTCTAACATTCATTTTGGTACAGAGACAATCAAACCGGGCAGTGCGACATATTATGCACAACAGGACCAAGTGCAAAATGGTGCTGGCAATCTTATCAGTGTACCGAACTATGCTCAGGTAACAGATAAACGAGGATTGAATCTAGGATGGAAATTATCTGTGAAACAAGATGCACAGTTTGCAACAAGTGGGGCAACGCCAGCTGTTTTAGATAATGCTGTTTTAAGTTTCTTAGCGGCTACACCAAATTCAACTCAGTTGATCGCTTTAGCTCCAGTTTCAGTACCAGTAATTTTGGACCCAACAGGGGCTTCAACTTCTCGAGTGGCAACGGCTGCAGCTTCAACTGGTATGGGCACGTGGACCTTAGCCTTTGGTACTGGTGCTACGGCATCACAAGGGGTTCAATTGACCGTTCCTACTGCAACGAAAAAAGTTGCTTCAAGCCAATATAAAACAACGCTGACTTGGATTTTAGATGATACGCCGTTATAGAAAAAAAGAGTTTAGTGATTTATGAAAAGAGGCGGAGACAAAAGTATTGAGTCCATTTCCAAAGGCGATGCTTTTGTCTCACCTTTTATCGGAAGGTAGAGTGTTGGAGAAAGCTGTGACTTCCTTCTTACAGTTACATAAAATACAGGGGTTAAAAAGGAGTTTTTATGATGACTAAAAGTAGATTAAAAAAAGGTTTCGCACTCATTTTATTCTTTATTTCTTGTGTTGCTGGACATAATGTTTATGCAAATGAAATGGATTTTTCTGTAAGAGCTATTTTGCCCGAAAATCAACGAAGTCAGGATGTCAGTTATTTTGATTTAAGAGTAACGCCAGAACAAAAACAAACACTCAGTATCGAATTGACTAATGATACAGATCGGGATATTAAGATCATCGCTTCTGCTAATTCAGCAATAACTAATGATAATGGAATTGCTGATTACTCTCATAAGAAGACGAAAAAAGATCCTTCTGCTAGTATAACGTTTAGTGAAATAGCGCAAATGCCGGAAGAAATTGTTTTGCCAAAAAAATCAAAAAAAACGATAGAATGTGTTATTACAATGCCAGAACAATCATTTGATGGTTATGTTTTAGGCGGATTATATTTTGAACAAAAGAAAGAGGAGACAGAAGAATCGAATAAAAATGAAGCAGTGGCTGTTGGGAATCGTTTTTCTTATGTCGTCGGGGTTTTACTTAGTGAAACTGATCAGGAAGTAAGACCAGAGTTAGCGTTGAACGAAGTGAAGGCAAGTCAATTCAATGGTAATAATAATGTGACGATGAACATTCAAAATAAACAATCAGCAATGGTCAAAAAGCTGCAAATAGATGCGAAACTCTATTATGAGAATGAAAAAAAACCTCGTTATGAAAATCATCAAGAAACACTAACAATG
This sequence is a window from Enterococcus wangshanyuanii. Protein-coding genes within it:
- a CDS encoding WxL domain-containing protein; its protein translation is MFTALVISLSFFGGNVADAAQVATIKSNADITFALDNSTTSPVNPTDPTQPVTPNPADPHQPGTAGPLSIDYVSNIHFGTETIKPGSATYYAQQDQVQNGAGNLISVPNYAQVTDKRGLNLGWKLSVKQDAQFATSGATPAVLDNAVLSFLAATPNSTQLIALAPVSVPVILDPTGASTSRVATAAASTGMGTWTLAFGTGATASQGVQLTVPTATKKVASSQYKTTLTWILDDTPL
- a CDS encoding DUF916 and DUF3324 domain-containing protein encodes the protein MTKSRLKKGFALILFFISCVAGHNVYANEMDFSVRAILPENQRSQDVSYFDLRVTPEQKQTLSIELTNDTDRDIKIIASANSAITNDNGIADYSHKKTKKDPSASITFSEIAQMPEEIVLPKKSKKTIECVITMPEQSFDGYVLGGLYFEQKKEETEESNKNEAVAVGNRFSYVVGVLLSETDQEVRPELALNEVKASQFNGNNNVTMNIQNKQSAMVKKLQIDAKLYYENEKKPRYENHQETLTMAPNTNFNYRIDLKEQPFVAGNYIVKIKANDGYKDWSWERKFDIKEKEAKKYNTTAINLPPEPKKQVPWAIIISLGIGILAVIIGIIYYFRRKMKKTQQVQQEKYDALKKNLEQLNKKAK